The Penicillium oxalicum strain HP7-1 chromosome IV, whole genome shotgun sequence genome contains a region encoding:
- a CDS encoding putative serine/threonine-protein phosphatase gives MPGLPTSIDLDECISRLYRKELLAESVIEAICAKTKELLMKESNVVHIKAPVTVVGDIHGQFFDLLEIFRIGGFWPDTNYLFLGDYVDRGLFSVETISLLVCLKLRYPDRVHLIRGNHESRGVTQSYGFYTECARKYGNANVWHYFTDMFDYLTLSVVINDEIFCVHGGLSPSIHSIDQIKIIDRFREIPHEGPMADLVWSDPDPERDEFSLSPRGAGYTFGAQVVRKFLEVNNMSHILRAHQLCNEGYQVLFDDRLSTVWSAPNYCYRCGNLASVLEVGDNMERFFNTFDAAPENDVHRSEQQAQQSRDSQPVIDYFL, from the exons ATGCCTGGTTTGCCAA CTAGTATCGACCTGGACGAGTGCATCTCACGGTTGTATCGAAAGGAGTTACTTGCCGAGTCCGTGATCGAGGCTATCTGCGCCAAGACGAAAGAGCTTTTGATGAAAGAGAGCAATGTTGTCCACATCAAAGCTCCGGTGACCGTGGTGGGAGACATTCATGGTCAATTTTTCGATTTACTGGAGATTTTTCGGATTGGAGGGTTTTGGCCGGATACAAACTATCTTTTTCTAG GTGATTATGTCGACCGGGGTCTTTTCAGCGTTGAGACCATTTCCCTTCTCGTTTGCCTTAAACTTCGCTATCCGGACCGAGTTCACCTAATCCGGGGGAATCATGAATCACGCGGCGTCACACAATCCTACGGGTTTTATACGGAATGTGCTCGCAAATACGGAAATGCCAATGTGTGGCATTACTTCACAGACATGTTTGATTACCTCACGTTGAGCGTGGTCATCAACGATGAGATCTTCTGTGTACATGGTGGACTCTCCCCATCGATCCACTCTatcgatcagatcaagaTCATCGATCGTTTCCGTGAAATCCCACACGAAGGGCCCATGGCCGACCTTGTCTGGTCTGATCCAGATCCGGAACGTGATGAATTTTCACTATCACCACGTGGTGCCGGGTATACATTCGGTGCGCAGGTTGTGCGCAAGTTCTTGGAGGTCAACAATATGTCGCACATCTTACGGGCCCATCAGCTCTGCAATGAGGGGTATCAAGTTCTGTTTGATGATCGCCTCAGTACAGTGTGGAGCGCGCCGAATTACTGCTACCGCTGCGGAAACCTAGCCAGTGTGCTTGAAGTTGGCGATAATATGGAGCGGTTCTTCAATACCTTTGATGCGGCCCCTGAGAACGACGTCCATCGCAGTGAGCAGCAGGCACAGCAGAGCAGGGATTCCCAGCCAGTGATTGACTATTTCTTGTGA